In Arachis hypogaea cultivar Tifrunner chromosome 17, arahy.Tifrunner.gnm2.J5K5, whole genome shotgun sequence, a single window of DNA contains:
- the LOC112765174 gene encoding transcriptional corepressor SEUSS, with product MGPPGPPTQIGSAQSVTPSLLRSNSGMLGAQGGPMPSQTSFPSLVSPRTQFNNMNILGNMSNVTSMLNQSFPNGVPNPGISGPGSSQRGVVDTGAETDPLSSVGNGMSFSNSASSFVQSNMVNAASSVQGQGQQFSNPSSNQLLPDQQHSQQMEPQNFQHGQQPMQQFSAPLNTQQQQQQQHFQSMRGGVGGMGPVKLEPQVSNDQLGQQQQQQIQSLRNLAPVKLEPQQIQSTRTLAQVKMEPQHSDQPLFLHHQQHQQQQQQQQQQQLQQQQLLHMSRQSSQAAAAQMNLLHQQRLLQFQHQQQQQLLKAMPQQRPQLPQQFQQQNMPIRSPVKPGYEPGMCARRLTHYMYQQQHRPEDNNIEFWRKFVAEYFAPNAKKKWCLSMYGSGRQTTGVFPQDVWHCEICNRKPGRGFEATVEVLPRLFKIKYESGTLEELLYVDMPREYHNSSGQIVLDYAKAIQESVFEQLRVVRDGQLRIVFSPDLKICSWEFCARRHEELIPRRLLIPQVSQLGAVAQKYQAFTQNATPNVSAPELQNNCNMFVASARQLAKALEVPLVNDLGYTKRYVRCLQISEVVNSMKDLIDYSRETGTGPMESLAKFPRRTSGSSGIHNQGQQHEDRLQQQPEQQQQMVAHNSNGDQNSVQAGAMQIASSNGMVSVNNTANSASASTTTSTIVGLLHQNSMNSRQQSSMNNSGSPYGSSSVQIPSPGSSSTVPPAQPNSSPFQSPTPSSSNIPPQTSHPTTLTSANHIGATNSSGNMSLQHQQSPLSGEADPSDAQSSVQKIIHEMMMSSQMNGTGGMVGVGSLGNDVKNVNGILPVNTNTGLNGGNGMVSNGAMNSNSGVGIGSYGTMGIGQSGMPNGMRAAMGNNSVMNGRGGMASIARDQAMNHQQDLSNQLLSGLGAVNSFNNLQFDWKPSP from the exons ATGGGACCTCCAGGACCACCCACTCAAATTGGTAGTGCTCAGTCTGTGACGCCTTCTCTTTTGAGATCGAATTCTGGAATGTTAGGGGCTCAAGGGGGCCCCATGCCTTCGCAGACTTCTTTCCCTTCTCTTGTGTCGCCACGCACTCAGTTCAACAACATGAACATTCTAGGAAACATGTCTAATGTAACTTCCATGCTGAATCAATCTTTCCCCAACGGAGTTCCAAATCCTGGGATCTCGGGTCCTGGAAGTAGCCAGCGAGGAGTTGTTGATACTGGAGCCGAAACAGATCCGCTGTCAAGTGTTGGCAATGGAATGAGCTTCAGTAATTCCGCATCCTCGTTCGTACAGTCAAATATGGTGAATGCTGCTTCTTCTGTTCAAGGTCAAGGTCAACAATTTTCAAATCCATCTAGTAACCAGCTGTTGCCAGATCAGCAGCATTCACAACAGATGGAACCTCAGAATTTCCAACATGGTCAGCAGCCAATGCAGCAGTTCTCTGCTCCTCTGAATACGCAgcagcaacagcagcagcagcattTTCAATCAATGAGAGGAGGGGTAGGTGGTATGGGACCGGTAAAGTTGGAGCCGCAGGTAAGCAATGACCAACTTGGTCAGCAGCAACAGCAGCAAATACAATCGTTGAGGAATCTTGCTCCAGTGAAATTGGAACCACAGCAAATTCAATCAACTCGAACTCTAGCCCAAGTGAAAATGGAGCCCCAGCATTCTGATCAACCATTATTTTTGCATCACCAGCAacaccagcaacaacaacaacaacagcagcaacaacaactacAACAGCAGCAGCTCCTCCACATGTCAAGACAATCCTCTCAGGCTGCTGCTGCTCAGATGAATCTTCTGCACCAGCAGAGGCTTTTGCAATTTCAAcaccagcagcagcagcaactctTGAAAGCAATGCCTCAACAACGGCCTCAACTGCCACAGCAGTTTCAACAGCAGAATATGCCCATAAGGTCTCCTGTGAAACCAGGATATGAACCCGGAATGTGTGCTAGGCGGCTTACACATTACATGTATCAGCAACAGCATAGACCTGAA GATAACAATATTGAGTTCTGGAGGAAGTTTGTTGCTGAGTATTTTGCTCCTAATGCCAAGAAGAAGTGGTGTCTTTCTATGTATGGAAGTGGCAGACAAACAACTGGAGTTTTCCCTCAG GATGTCTGGCACTGTGAAATATGTAATCGCAAACCTGGTCGTGGGTTCG AAGCAACTGTTGAGGTTCTTCCTaggcttttcaaaataaagtatGAAAGCGGCACTTTGGAAGAGCTGCTTTATGTTGACATGCCCCGTGAATATCATAATTCATCTGGGCAGATTGTTCTAGATTATGCAAAAGCAATACAGGAAAGTGTTTTTGAGCAACTTCGTGTTGTTCGTGATGGTCAACTTCGAATAGTTTTCTCCCCAGACCTGAAG ATATGCTCTTGGGAATTTTGTGCTAGGCGCCATGAAGAACTCATTCCTAGAAGATTGTTAATACCTCAG gtTAGTCAGCTTGGAGCGGTTGCTCAAAAGTACCAGGCCTTTACTCAAAATGCTACACCAAATGTGTCGGCTCCAGAGTTGCAAAATAACTGCAATAT GTTTGTTGCATCCGCCCGTCAATTGGCTAAAGCCTTGGAAGTTCCATTAGTAAATGATTTAGGATATACAAAGAGATATGTGCGCTGCCTACAG ATATCAGAAGTGGTAAATAGTATGAAGGACTTGATAGATTACAGCAGAGAAACAGGGACTGGACCCATGG AGAGCTTAGCCAAATTCCCTCGGAGAACAAGTGGATCATCTGGAATTCATAATCAAGGACAACAACATGAAGATAGATTACAGCAGCAACCGGAACAGCAACAGCAAATGGTGGCCCATAACTCAAATGGTGATCAAAACTCTGTGCAAGCTGGTGCCATGCAAATCGCTTCCAGCAATGGTATGGTCAGTGTAAATAACACTGCCAACTCTGCATCTGCATCGACCACCACAAGCACCATTGTTGGACTTCTCCACCAGAACTCAATGAATTCTAGACAACAAAGTTCAATGAACAATTCAGGCAGTCCCTATGGAAGCAGTTCTGTTCAGATTCCATCCCCAGGTTCCTCGAGCACTGTTCCACCGGCCCAGCCTAACTCATCACCTTTCCAATCACCTACACCATCTTCGTCCAATATTCCCCCACAAACATCTCACCCCACCACCTTAACGTCCGCCAATCACATAGGCGCAACAAACTCATCGGGTAACATGTCCTTGCAACATCAGCAATCACCTCTCTCTGGTGAGGCAGACCCGAGTGATGCTCAGAGCTCCGTACAGAAAATAATACACGAGATGATGATGTCCTCCCAGATGAATGGCACAGGTGGAATGGTAGGTGTTGGTTCTCTTGGGAATGACGTGAAGAACGTAAATGGTATTCTGCCGGTGAATACCAATACGGGGCTCAATGGTGGCAATGGCATGGTAAGCAATGGTGCGATGAACAGTAATTCCGGCGTTGGGATTGGTAGTTACGGCACAATGGGTATCGGTCAATCCGGTATGCCTAATGGAATGAGAGCTGCTATGGGAAATAATTCTGTCATGAATGGAAGAGGAGGAATGGCCTCAATCGCGAGGGATCAAGCCATGAACCATCAGCAGGATTTGTCAAATCAACTACTTAGCGGTCTAGGAGCAGTAAATAGTTTTAATAATCTTCAATTTGATTGGAAACCATCTCCATAA
- the LOC112765176 gene encoding thioredoxin, translating to MALENCLRLSTTVGTARIQCLSPLSSRKKLVFSSYRGFNKSMLYSTVSNSNPSLYSTAGTSRKSSFVCNAREKVNEVQVVTDSSWNKLVIGSETPVLVEFWAPWCGPCRMIAPIIDELAKEYAGKIACYKINTDDCPNIATQYGIRSIPTVLFFKNGEKKESVIGAVPKSTLSATLDKYVDI from the exons ATGGCCTTGGAGAACTGTTTAAGATTAAGTACCACAGTAGGAACAGCAAGAATTCAATGTCTTTCTCCATTGTCTTCAAGGAAGAAACTTGTTTTTTCATCTTACAGAGGATTTAACAAGTCCATGCTATATTCAACAGTATCAAATTCAAATCCATCTCTTTACTCAACTGCTGGTACCTCTAGAAAATCCTCTTTTGTTTGCAATGCTCGTGAAAAGGTAAATGAAG TGCAAGTAGTGACAGACTCAAGCTGGAACAAACTTGTGATAGGAAGTGAAACACCAGTGCTGGTTGAGTTTTGGGCACCATGGTGTGGTCCATGCAGGATGATAGCACCCATCATTGATGAGCTGGCAAAAGAATATGCTGGCAAGATAGCATGCTACAAGATTAACACCGATGACTGTCCCAACATAGCCACACAGTACGGCATCAGAAGCATTCCTACTGTTCTCTTCTTCAAGAatggagagaagaaagagagcgTCATTGGTGCAGTCCCCAAGTCCACTTTGTCAGCAACACTTGATAAATATGTTGACATTTGA